A genomic stretch from Canis lupus familiaris isolate Mischka breed German Shepherd chromosome 15, alternate assembly UU_Cfam_GSD_1.0, whole genome shotgun sequence includes:
- the ARL1 gene encoding ADP-ribosylation factor-like protein 1, with protein sequence MGGFFSSIFSSLFGTREMRILILGLDGAGKTTILYRLQVGEVVTTIPTIGFNVETVTYKNLKFQVWDLGGQTSIRPYWRCYYSNTDAVIYVVDSCDRDRIGISKSELVAMLEEEELRKAILVVFANKQDMEQAMTPSEMANSLGLPALKDRKWQIFKTSATKGTGLDEAMEWLVETLKSRQ encoded by the exons ATGG gtggCTTTTTCTCAAGTATTTTTTCCAGTCTGTTTGGAACCCGGGAAATGAGGATTTTAATTTTGGGATTAGATGGAGCAGGAAAAACTACAATTTTGTACAGATTACAGGTTGGAGAAGTCGTTACTACTATTCCTA CTATTGGATTTAATGTTGAGACAGTAACATACAAGAACCTTAAATTCCAAGTCTGGGACTTAGGAGGACAGACAAGTATCAG GCCATACTGGAGATGTTATTATTCAAACACAGATGCAGTCATTTATGTAGTAGACAGTTGTGACCGAGACCGAATTGGCATTTCCAAATCAGAATTAGTTGCCATGTTGGAG gAAGAAGAGTTGAGAAAAGCCATTTTAGTGGTGTTTGCAAATAAGCAGGACATGGAACAGGCCATGACTCCCTCAGAGATGGCAAATTCACTTGGGTTACCTGCGTTAAAGGACCGAAAATGGCAGATATTCAAAACTTCAGCAACCAAAGGCACTGGCCTTGATGAGGCAATGGAATG gttAGTTGAAACATTAAAGAGCAGACAGTAA